TCTGTTAATGTCTGCATCCAGAAAAGGCCTGTTTTTATTTAGATTCTTTTAATTAATATACATGAGGACCCACAGATTTCACCAAGCACTTTACATGACCGAAattgattattgttgttttatacctGCATCTATTGCTctattttactgattttaaccaGGGGATTTTGTTAAGTGAGATATTTCTGTGATCTGTtactgttttatgttatttttcttgcaatttgtttgcacctttgagtgcatTGTAAGACATTCCAAGTCCCTCTGggatgtgtttattttttccgtgtcaggagtgacttgagaaactgcaagccgcttctggtgtgagggaattggctgtctgcaaggatgttgctcaggggacgcccagatatttttgatgttttaccattgttgtgggaggcttctcttatgtccccgcatggggagttggagatgacagagggatcTCGTCCACTCTCTCtcaggatttgaacctgtgacttgtcggtttttagtcctgctggcacaagggtttaacccattgcactaccagggaatggtggtgaggtataagtaaggattattattattattattattattattattagaaacataacaagattagcacatagcaaacaaggtcactctgttggttgttgtattggatcatatgttggacacttcccaagtctaggactatgtgatgcatcggcaaataatgcatgcagatcccagtagggtggccttttgcagctgacaggtggtgattttgtcagcaccaattgtgtttaagtgcaggccaaggtctttggcactgcacccggtgtgccaATCAGCACTGGGaacacttaagcggctgaggggggaaaaggaaagggcctgaggctgttaggaaaggtgggagttggcgcccaaaacacctggagggcccaagtttacccatactTGCTATTAcctgatgatttttaaaaataaatcccagAGATATTTGCCCTTCAAACGATAGCAAACTTTGCCCcggtttttgaagaaaaaaaaacaactttggaAAAGTTTTGGTGTAGATCCAAGAAATCCCTACCAATACTCTTTGCCAGGTGAGTAGGGAGAGAGTAGATTTGGAGGTGACAAAACCAGCAAAGAGCTGGATTAGGAGAATCCATGGATGCCTCTTTCCAGTAATCTTAAAAGGCCAATTTTGGGGGAAATCTATTCCAAGGATGCTTAAACCAAAGTTGTTTCATGCCCTCTAGCGAATACAGATGGGAAATGCAACCTTTGGATaactgtttatggacaacgctgggTCTTCAGCCTAGAAACTGAAATGAGCCccaatcccagagttggacaaaactagacttaatgtcaagggaaaacttttacctttactttatacagcagctagtaaaggtaaaggcaatggtttgcccctgacattaagtccagtcatgtctgactctgggggttggtgctcatctcaatttcaaagtcgaagagctggcgttgtccatagacacttccaacgtcatgtggccagcatgactagatGGAGCGTCATTACTtttccacagaagcggtacctattgatctactcacacttgcatgttttcgaactgctaggttgccagaagctaggACAgaagctctttgacttagaaatggagatgagcaccaaccccagagttggacaaaactagacttaatgtcaagggaaaacttttacctttatacaACAgctagtaaagtaaaggtaatggtcctgtccgactctgggggttggtgctcatctccatttctaagtcgaagagctggcgttgtccgtagacacctccaaggtcatgtggccagcatgactgcatgctggagtaccttcccgctggagcggtacctattgatctactcacacttccatgttttccaactgctaggttggcagaagctgggactaacagcagaagctcaccctgctccctggatctgaactgccaacctttcggtcagcaacttcagcagctcagtagtttaacccgctgtgccacctggGGATTATATACACCAGCTGCTTTATATATTTGCTTATTTAATCTTCCTTAATTTAATAACCCTCCCCAAAGTGCACTTGGGAAAGTAATgctgcctgtgtttgtgttttggtttgatTTTGACTTTGTCCTCATTTCAGAATCAAGGCAGTTTCCTGCTCGTTCTGGATGCGAAGAATTTCACCGAATTGGGACGAGCGGAAGTCCCAGTGCAGATTCCTTATGGATTTCACGGCATCTTTGTCTCGCGTTAACAACTATCCTGTTAGCTGGTGTCCACTTACCAAAGACAGGGGGGAAAACCAATCTGTTTCAGATTGTGTGACTGAAATTTCTCCTTCtgtgatcttgggcaagccacTTAATCTCCCCATAGGGCTAATGCTGTCCTGAAAGTTATCTTAATCGATAGGAATATCGCTAGGCAAAACTATATCCATGTCTATGACAGGCATTGCTAACGAAAGATGTTGCACATAGAATTATATTTATAGGAGGCACTCAAGGATGCTAAACTTTAAATGGGCCTTGATTGGGCAATATATTTTCATACTAACTACCTCTTTTGTCATGTTATTAGTGAGATGAAGTTGAAGCCCTTGGCGTTTGggctatatattttttcaaaaataaatcctTGCAATACAAGCAGGCATGTTTTAAATTTGTTTGCATTAGAGATGGGAGACATGACTGAcccaaaataaaatatgttcttATCTTCATTAGCAGTTTCATTCTTCTTTCATACTTTTACCATCCTGGGCTCAGTTCTGTTCCAACGACTGAAATGAAGGATTTGAGGGCGTAATCTTCAAGTTTGCAGATTTTCTATTTATTGTGTCatgggcaaccagaccattgtattacatttctaacagagcaaaacaaacaaacagataaaaccccccacaaagtttgcaaacttggtattctattaaatgtcctttgaccagaatctggccccttggagtgcctctggtgttgcctcaagaaggtcctccattgtgcatgtggcagggctcaggttgcattgcagcaggtggtcagtggtttgctcctctccacactcgcatgtcaatgattccactttgtggccccatttctgaaggttggctctgcatctcgtggtgccagagcgcagtctgtttagcgccttccaagtcgcccagtcctctgtgtgcccaggggggagtctctcattgggtatcagccatggattgaggttctgggtttgagcctgccacttttggactcttgcttgctgaggtgttctagcgagtgtctctgtagatcttagaaaactatttcttgatttaagtcattgacgtgttggctgatacccaaacaaggggtgggctggagatgtcattggcttggtcctttcgctattggctgctacttcccagcgaatgtcagatggtgcaatgctggctaagcagtgtaatttctccagtggtgtagggcgcagacaccccatgataatgcggcatgcctcattaagagccacatccactgttttagtgtggtgagatgtgttccacactgggcatgcgtactcagcagcagagtagcacagcgcaagggcagatgtcttcactgtgcctggttgtgatcccaggttgtgccagtcagcttgcatatgatactgtttctagcacccactttttgcttaatgttcaggcaatgcttcttgtaggtcagagcacggtccagagtgactcccaggtatttgggtgcgctgcaatgctccagtgggattccttcccaggtaataatcttcagagctcgggatgcttgcagatgggaccaaattgggagggagagccaataatccagaagacaggagaagaattgtaaacgatcttcacagattagagagatgatgggccaaaactacgagggttgaatgaaaagtaatgcctccaccttcattacttgggtttggatgggaatattttaataaatcaattgCAGAAATAATAGTTAGAACATGCTCTTTAaccaccactattcacttttccacataatcatcttgtttcttaaaaacattttcttccgtgttgctccttttctacagagaaagggtatatttctcttttgctgttaatttcattcaaagccctttgcttagcatttgcaaatttcactcaaagaccctttcatggagaacaagcactatgaggagcggcttaaagagctgggcatgtttaatctgcagaagagaaggctgagaggagacctgatgagggccatgtataaatatgtgaggggaaatcatagggaggagggaataggctagttttctgctgcccgggagactaggatgtggaacagttgcttcaaactacaggaaaggagattccatttgaacattagaaagaacttccaaactgtgagagctgttcagcagtgtaactctctgccccagagtatggtggaggctccttctttggaggcttttaagcagaggctggatggccatctgcagggattatttgaatgtgattgtcctgcttcttggcagaatggggttggactagatggcccacgaggtctcttccaactctaggattctaggagttaatgggaggaaaggagatttcCCATTAGGTGCTAAGAAAGAGGACAGCAACTGTATTTGTCTTGAGATTCTGGTTTATTATGTAGGTTGAGCAGGCACTGAGTCCACACCACGTACGTATTTGGGTTGGGAAGCATCCTACCTCATTCCCTCACTGGTTATGGTCAACCATCATTTCTGTAATTTCCCAAGTTTTGAGAAACCGAAATGCAAAGCTTAGAAACATGAATGGTTCTTGGTGTGTCTCTTCCATCTCTCAGACCACTTGCGCATTACACAAaaaagccaaaacaaacaaaaacattgtaTTTCATGAACAGTATTTCAGGTTTCCAAGAGGCCATTCTTGCTCTTGATCAAGTAGAGTTATTTACAGTTGGAACAGTTAGAGCAGCCCATAATATCAATTCTCACCTGTTCAAGCAGGATCACATCACTGGGCCCCCTTTTCTGTCCCCAATTCAGTGGTGATTCCCTCCCATCCCCGGTCCACAGACATTCCAAAAAGATGCTCAAAGTGAGAGCTTGCCATTGAGGTAGACAGTGACAGGTTGCTTGGAAAGCTCATGTCGGTCGTTTGCCGGGAAAGCCAATGGATCTGGTGCACCTCCTCTGTAAGTGACGCTGACCTCATCTGATTCGTAGAGTTTTATTTTATGGAGACTCTCCGCAGGCAAATGCTTCTGGAGATTTTCCCAGATGAACACTGCGAGGTTTTCGGTTGTACTGGAGGTGCGACACAGAAAGAGAGACATTGAGAGAGAGGGTCTGAGGCTTCCCTGCATCTCTCTTGCTTAGCCATTTCCCTCATGTAAGAATCCCACGGTCTTACCTGACAATGTTTGCAAAATAGGGGACATCTTGATCCAAGTCTTTTTTGTCCAGAGGCTTTGTGACTGCCTCCTAGGTAAAAGCAAAAAGGACATATTAAGTGGAGCGTGTCCAAGTAAACGAGCAAAAGAAGATATGGCTTAGACAATGCCACTCAATGACAAATGGTTTTATTGGATTCTGCTTTAatgtcttgattttccttctaaaagacaagagggaggtggccaatctgatatctctagggagggcattccataggtggggggccattgctgagaaggccctgtctcttgtccccatcaaccgtgtttgtgatagtggtgggatcgagagcagggcctctcctgaagatcttaatgaTGGTTTGTGGCAggtgatacattcggacaggtagtctgggccagaactgtttagggctttcagggttaaaaccagcactttgaattgtgctcagaagctgatcagtagccagtggagttggtgtaacAAAGGATTGGGAAATATGGCCCCAGGACTGGATGAGGTTTCCCCAATATTATAGGCTGGGGACGTCACTAAGGCATGCACATCTATGCTCATTCCTTACTCTACGTAGCCTTTCAGCTTTTGGTCAAGGTTTCAGAGCCTCAAGCACAACATGGTGCATCCATATTGTTCATCCAGCACTCTTTATCATGAAGGAAATGGCTagaagtcatttatttattttgttccaaAAGCActacataaataagtataaaactgaagTCATAGTGGCTCCATACTACAGTAGAGTCCTGCTTATCTGACCTTGGTAATGGTCACTAAAAAGGCTATGGATGCCAAATAGAAGTACAAtggtccctcgctacttcgtggttcgttTTTCATAGACTCGCTGTTTTGCTGATTTTCAGTATGGACTTAAGAGCATTTGTATGGAGAGGCTGCCTCTGCGGATAAAGCTGGAGCAGAGGATTATGTGAACAACACGTTCAAGTAGGGttatgtagtgtataagtgtggggagggtttataaagatctaaaatagtgtataactactaaaataatgtataaatatcaaaataaatatagtgtccctactttgcggattttcactttttacgGGTGGTCCTAGAATTTAACATGcgtaataagtgagggaacactgtatttgaaTCGTAGTAATTTCCAGTGTTTCCCAATTGAAAGCATTTGGACTAATATATGTCTATCCCATGGAAAACACAAATCCTTAACTATCACTTGATTGTGCATGTTCTGTACTTGAAggttgcttatccaaccttctctgatctgacattccatcttatctgaTGCTCTGATCCAATGCTCTGCTTTTCGTCCAGCATTTTCTCTTCAATTAAAGGAGAATTCtcaaactctctctccattcccaatcagtgaaaaaggcaagacaaggagaaggaggaaggaagaaagggagaaaagagccaGGACCGGAAACGGAagtgtcttccctccttccctctgtgatttctgCATTCCTGTTCCATATCCGGGCATTTCCTGCTGGGTCCTCTAGCCCTAGGGctttgccttgccttaactctttgagtccctgttgttagtattccaGGTGTCTAGCGCCACATTGGaagggtaacagtaggagactctgtattatccaacgttttcgcttatccaacattctgtcggCTCATTTATGTCGGattagcgagactctactgtacctgcaTTATGACTTTGAATGTCAGTAGAAGATAGAGAGCTTCAACTGTCACACCCAATGTGCCTTTTCTATTTGCATACCATAGGATTCCCACTTATGAGCCCCAAAGGTCTCGCATCATTACCTGCAGGTAAGCTTTCAAATCCGTGAGGTCGATTACCATCCCAGACAGGGGATCAATCTAGAAAACAAGAACGAGGAGGCATCTCAGCAACCTAGAGACAAACAAGTTGGAAAGACCACCAATTCGACTTGGGATTTCTGGCAATTCATGTACTTGAATTTTGTTTGCTTCTGGGTCTCACTTGGTGGAAATGCAATGGAATTGGAATGGGCTGCAATGCTTCTATTTTGCATATTATTTGCTCCCAAGTAAACTtatcttgttgaaggctttcgtggctggaatcactgggttgttgtaggttttttcaggctatatggccatgttctagagcagtatttctcaaccttcctaatgccgtgacccccaaccataacatcattttcattgcaacttcataactgtaattttgctactgttatgaattgtaatatttgAGATGAAGGATGtagttttattcactggaccaaatttggcacaaacgcccgatacatccaaatttaaatactggtgggtttgggagggggggattgattatgtcatttgggagttgtagttgctgagattcatagttcacctacagtcaaagagcattctgaactccaccaacgatggaattgaaccaattgcacacagaactgccatggccaacagaaaattctggaagggtttggtgagcatggaccttgagttttgggagttgtagttcacctatatccagagagcactgtggactcaaacaatgatggatctggaccaaacttggcatgaatactcaatatgttcaaatatatgcctctggtggagtttgcgggaaagtagaccttgacatttgggagttgtagttgctgggatttatagttcaagcaaagagcattctgaaccccaccaacgataaaactgggccaaacttcccacagataacccccatgactaacagaaaatgctgtgttttctgatggcctttggtgaccccccccccccgggtcccaacccccaggttgagaaactctgttctagaggcattctctcctgacatttcacctgtatctatggcaagcacaacctctgaggatgtttgccacagatgcaggcgaaacatcaagagagaatgcctctagaacatggccatatagcctgaaaaaacctacaacaacccagtaaacttATCTTTACGAGGAATGTGTGCCAGTGTTTGGCACCAAACTAAGTCTTGAAAAGGTTTGGAATTATGCCCGGTTCCAAAACAGAACAATCCCATAAACTGGAGCCTGGATCAGCCCAAGTGTCCTTTGCCTTCCCTCGTTGGCTCCCTCCAAAGGTTCCCCATGCTACTTACTTCTCCAATGACTGTCACCACAActagagagaggaagaaaaagtcaTGTTATTACCAGATACGCCCAATGTTTCACAGATGAAGACTGGGACATGTGTGGCCGAGAAACAcaagaatgtggtcaagatggcaaatcaTTATTAAGGAAGAACACGTAAGCTAGGAAGGGCTGCTAATAAGGAAGAAGGATAAGAGTCTCtcccctcttttctctttctcccttaagGTATTGATCGATTGCAAGCaatatttgcattttgaactcagtttgcagcaactgaagaaaGCTGCCGATGTAAAGGGAAAGAGGGATGAGAAACTGGGATGTTTTGCATAtgatgaaaaagtgggatgacggAGGAGTAATTAGGACAGTGGGAGGGTAAGAGTTAGAATCAATATTTCAGGACTAGTGGGAcctattaccaacagaaaatactggaagagtttggtgggcagtgtcctttggttttggagttgtagttcacctatatccatagatcactgtggactcaaacaatgatggatctggaccaaactctacacgaatactcaatatgccaatatgtgaacactggtggagtttggggaaaatagaatcttgacatttgggagtcgtagttgctgggatttatagttcacctacaatcacagagcattctgaatcccaccaacaatagaattgggccaaacctcccacacagaatccccatgtgggccacagcaatgcgtggcaggggacggctagtatataaataaaaatgtaatgttcgtttgtgggattaacagaactcaaaaaccactggacgaattcacaccaaatttggacacaagacacttaacaacccaatgtatgtccttcactaaaaaaaaaaatggattttgtcatttgggagttgtagttgctgggatttatagttcatctacaatcaaatagcattctgaaccccaccaacgttggaattgaaccaaacttggcacacagttctcccatgaccaacagaaaatactggaagggtttggtgggcagtgtcctttggttttggaattgtagttcacctacatccatagatcactgtggacacaaacaatgatggatctggaccaaactctgcacgaatactcaatatgcccaaatgtgaacactggtggagtttgggggaaatagaatcttgacatttgggagttgtagttgctgggatttatagttcacctacaatcacagagcattctgaaccctaccaaacctcccacacagaacccgcatgtgtgccacaacaacgcatggcagggggcagctagttcaGAATATAAATATACAGGGTATATGATCAAGGTGCCTAAATTTGGAATTCCTTGTTCTATTAGGGCGGTGTTGAAAGAAAGCGGCACCCCAACATGGTCTTGTCTGCTTTCTCACCTTTATAATTGTGCCCGTGCTTCTGGCTGCATGACCCAAACAGCTTCTTATTCTCTGCGTCACTGAAAGATTtgctggaaagaaaaaggaacttataacaacaacaacaacaacaacaacaacaacaacaacaacaacagcaatataaCAACACTTTATATTCTACCTTCTCCTcctggggactcagagcagattacagtgtaaacagataccggcaaacattcaatgccttgttacaatacaatgagacacacaaacacaaacaaaggcaaaggcttctcctttcatttctggctttggaggcaatgctgatctctggctctggggtgcTGCTTCTCCATTTACAAGttgaggagcctgcgttgtcacctcctggtcgtgtgactggcatgactgttTGGAGTACCTTATGGCTTTCTCGCTTacgctgtacctattgatctactcacatttgcgtgttttcgaactgctagattgtcaggagctgggctaacagctaGTAGGataatcaagattattaagatcatctggagaggccctgctctccgtcccaccgACCTTgcaggcgtgtctggtggggacgagggacagggccttcttggtggtagcccctcggctctggaactctctcccactggagatcagaaccgccccttctatcctgacgtttaggaaacaggtgaagactaggctatggagacaggcattcgatgagtgagtcaacaccctgagatatggaaggaggatgatgagcaacgattttagtgtgacgactgaccattgtagttattgattgtaattgcagttttaatgttttgctgtaatatgtattatgatgttttattgattgtatgtgatattatggttggaaactggtctgagtcactcaagagaggtgagaaagcCGGTATATAAAacgtttaaataaaataaataaataggagaaaTGGTGAATTCAGGTGGTTGGCCGAGGAGAGATGTAGCATAGTGCAACAATTCTGGCACAGTGCTATATCTTTCCTTGGAAATCCACCCTGATTCACCTTCAGGCTCTTGGCTATTAAGTAGATGATGGAGACTAGCAGGATCTGGCCATGTCTCAATCTATCATCCCCTGTTGAAATCCATGGAAACTCAACGGATGGTGTTGTTGGTCTTGTCTGGTGGCGGCAATGCAGCCAGTTGTTTCCCCAATTCCTCCCATTTCATTCACTCAAACCTTTCCCATTTCATTCAAGAGGAGCCTAGAGTTCAGGTGCTACAATCCCATCTCAGAACAGCCATCCCAAGGATAGGTCATCCTGTGGGATATATAGACACAGGACATTTTTGCTGCACCAAATTTCCAACCTATGAGGTCAATCTGCATATTACTTGCTGTGCCATCCCATCAAATTCCTTGTTTAAAGATGATTACAGTGGTTGAGGTCTTGCACTGAGGAGATGGGCATAAATGGACACTCTCAGTGTTAGGTGCAGTGATGCACACAACCTCATTATAATGTTAGGTGGCTGAAGATGCAAGCAAGTtcacacatacatgcatgcacaatGCGTGACAAGAACTGCTCCAGGCAAATATATCCCTGTGAGCAATGGGTATATGCAACCTTTATCTGAGGACCCATCCACATTACAAAAATaaagtgctattattccactgtagctgccatggttccatcctacagGGTTTAAGAGCTGTAGCACACTCAACCTGCTGGAAGTTGCACCAAGCCAATGTGTTTGCCATAAACAGTGACCAAAAATCACTGTTTATGGCAAGATTTGAACCAAGAttgaagagtgaagagagaggggccagaggacaattccaccttgtctcctgtgctatgctaataatataatataatataatataatataatataatataatatattcataatattataatgtaatacaatataatatactactaaagctaaaggtaaaggttttcccctgacatgaagtccagccgtgtccgactctgggggttggtgctcatctccatttctaagccgaagagccggcgttgtccatagacacctctgaggtcatgtggctggcatgaatgcatggaatgctgttaccttcccgccggagcagtacctattgatctactcacatttgcatatttttgaactgctaggttggcagaagctggggctgacagcggaagctcacgccgctccccggattcgaacctgtgaccttttggtcaacaagctcagcagctcagcggtttaacccactgcgccactgggggctactATTatatactactattactactactaataataatatgatattataattatatttttatattacatgtaatattactaataatattacaatataatggtacagtacaatatagtaatatataatactgatattgtactatgctaataatataacatattgtatgtatatatattatatgtggcaaataaataaagttgCAAAGTGTGTGCATCTTGCTTCGCAGAATTGCTACTGACCTTATAAACAAAACCTACCTTCCTACCTTCTCATTTTGGATGGGGTCTCCTCCCAATTACTTGATGCTGGAATTTAACTCTTAGCTCATTCTCTCATTGTTTTCCAACTATGGTGACACAGGTATAGGGTACCAATACTATCAACACACCAATCTGGACATATTCCCTCTCCAATCTTGATTTTCATTATTGACATCATggttccaatgccagagatacagcttaatggtgtaatattagaaaatgttgatcatttccactcccttggcagccacctctccaccaaagtcaacatcgacactgaaatacaacaccgcctgagctctgcgagtgcagcatttttacgaatgaagcagagagtgtttgaggaccgggacatctgtagggacaccaaggtgcttgtctataagcTATTGTCCTACCAACCCTGTGATATGCCTGTGtaacgtggactgcctacagacgttacatgcaactcctggaacgattccatcagcactgcctccggaaa
This portion of the Anolis sagrei isolate rAnoSag1 chromosome 7, rAnoSag1.mat, whole genome shotgun sequence genome encodes:
- the LOC132782463 gene encoding 6-pyruvoyl tetrahydrobiopterin synthase-like — protein: MQTPRASGGPHVDIAPLKTATFSRIDTFSASHRMACKSFSDAENKKLFGSCSQKHGHNYKVVVTVIGEIDPLSGMVIDLTDLKAYLQEAVTKPLDKKDLDQDVPYFANIVSTTENLAVFIWENLQKHLPAESLHKIKLYESDEVSVTYRGGAPDPLAFPANDRHELSKQPVTVYLNGKLSL